Within bacterium, the genomic segment GGTATTGATAAAGATAGAGAAATAGCAGAGTCAATTAGAACAAAAGAATTAATTGTTTCTCTAAGTTCTATTTCTCGATTTTCTAAATATGAATTAAGGTCACAGGGAAGATTAGCCTATATTGTTCTCTGGAAAACCAGTGAAGAAATAGATATGGACCAATTGAACAAAATTGATGTAGGTGAATATGGTGGGGATGCACAAGTTTTGGAACAATATTTTATATCTATGGCTCGTAAAAATAAATCAGTAATACTTAGCGGTCCAAATAATGGTTTTTTAAAAATACTTGTGGGAAAATATCCCAAATCGAAACTGGAAATAAAATCTCCTTATATGATGCGTATATTGAACCCGAATGCATTTGTTAAAAATGGATATGAAGAAGGAAAGAAGAAAGAACAAGAGTTTTATAATAATTTTCCTCTATTCATTTGGGGGGTAGAGACTTTTTAATGAACACACATACTAACGAAGATATTAAATATGAACTTTCACTAATTTTCCCGGTGCACAATGAAGGAAATATAGTTGAAGATGTTATTCATACCTTGTTTAAAACAATTCACCGCAGATTTGAAATAATTGCAGTTTATGATAAAGAAGAAGATATTACTATACCTGTACTTCAAAAACTTCAATCGCAATATCCAGCGTTACATTCTGTGCAGAATAAAGAAGGATGTGGTGTATTAGGGGCATTCCGAACAGGTCTTGATGAAGCAAAATCTCCTGTAGTAGGAATATGGTGTGCCTACCACACTGACCCACAGGGTTCATTGAATATGATGATGGATTTAATGGATGAAGGGTATGATTTAGTCTCTGGAAATCGTTATGCCTATAAAATGCAAAGGACTCGTGGTCCAAGAATGAAATTTTTTCTTAGTATTACCGGTAATTTCATATTTTCTAAGTTATTGAACATTCCATTGTTTGATATGTCCACATCAATTAAGTTATTTCGCACCAGTGTGTTGAAATCAATAAAGATAGAAACACCTCCAAAAGGTGGTTGGGCATTTGTTTTTGAATTAGTGGTAAAAATTGCTATCAATAAACTTCGGATGGGAGAAATAAAATTAGACCCTTCAAGTCTTCAATTTGCGGGTGTTACAAACTTTAAAATCCAGCGTTATTTACCCTACTATCTTTATTGGACATGGTATGGGTTCTGCCATTTGAGGTGTTTTAAATCTATATTTAAACAGTAAAAAATGGAAATTTGATTTTTATTCTGTAATTCTGTATTTCTGTAGTAAAAAATTCTCATTTTCAGACAAACTTCCCACATTTCACTGAGCCATTACTGATCTTTAAATTTTTTACTTGACAACAAACTTTTGCCAGTATATAGTATAATATCGTAAAAACAATTACTTGTCTCTAATAACTATTCATAGATAAGAAATCATATTGAGTTCCTTTTAAAGTATAGGCAGATAGAAAACTTTAGGTAGGGAATATAATTATGGTATCGACAATAAATATTGCCCTTGTAATTCCTTGTTATAATGAGGAAAAGCGATTAAAGGTAGATGTTTTTATCAGAGAATTATCAAATAATCCAAATCTAACATTATTATTTGTAAATGATGGTAGTAAGGACAATACACTAAAAGTTATTCAGGAAATTTGTGCCTCCAATCCAGTGAGAGCATTAAGTTTATCATTAAATAAAAACATGGGAAAGGGTGAAGCAGTGCGGACTGGGATGAAGTATTTGCTGGAGAATGGTTCCTATAACCTAATAGGTTTCTGGGATGCTGATCTGGCAGTTCCTCTCTCAGAAATCTGGGATTTTATGGATATTTTCCAAACAAATCCAAATGTGCAAGCAGTTATTGGTAGCAGGGTTCATTTGTGTGGAAGGAAAATTGAGCGGATAAATTTTCGTCACTATCTGGGACGATTATTTAGTACAGTTATATCTTTAACTTTTGGGTTTGCTGTTTACGATACTCAATGTGGTGCAAAACTTTTTAAGAGTGAAATACTTATTCCTATGGTTCAAAAACCCTTTTGTTCAAAATGGATATTTGATGTAGAGATTATTATTCGTATATTGCGTCTTCCTTTTTTGCAAGATGAAAGTACCTGGTTATTCGAAGTTCCAGTGAAAGAATGGAGAAATATTTCCGGGACAAAACGTTCTCTATCAGCTTATATTAATTCTTTTTTTGATTATCTTACATTAGTGAAAAAATACTTACTTTAAGGAAATCATTATGGATTATAGAGAGTATCAAATCGGAGTAACAAAGGATTTTTTTTGGCATAAAGGTAAGATTCAACTTATAAATATCTTGATAGACAAATTAAAAAGCAAAAGATGCTTAAGGATATTAAATGTAGGTGCTGGCACAGGGGATGATTTACCAATCGTTAGTCGATGGGGAAAGGTATATGTAATAGACATAGATTCTGATGTCCTGAAAATAATTCCGCAAGAATTTGTTTTTGAGAAAAAGGTATGCAACGCCTGTCAGATATCTTATCCTGATGCTTTTTTTGATTTAGTGTTGGCCTTTGATGTATTAGAACACATTGAAGATGATAAATTAGCCATTAATGAAATTTACCGTACACTCAAGCCAGGTGGATTTTTTATATTAACTGTTCCTGCATTTAATTTTCTGTATAGCTCTCATGACAGGGCACTTAAACACTTTAGACGATATAATATAAAAACTCTTAAAAATAATCTTTTAAATTTTAGATGCGTAGAATTGGGATATTGGGGATTTTTGTTATTTTTACCGGTAGCTGTGCAGAGAATATTAAAACGGAATAATTTTAATTCTAAAATCCATTTTATAAAACTACCTAAATTTATCAATAATATTTTCTATTCTTTATTAAAAATGGAAAATTATTTTATAAAACACCGAATTCCTTTACCTGTAGGAATGACTATCTACGGAATCTATCGAAAGTAACTATTATTCGTAACCGTTCACCGCAGAGACGCAGAGAAAAAAATTAAAAACTATTTACCAAACGCTTCATTCCATTTCTGATTTTCATCAGAGCAAGCTTTTAATGACCGACATATCCTGATTGATTACCAAATTTGGTTTTGATGTTCTATGTATTTTATCATGATTGCATCAATAATCTTTTCTGTGATCTGATTTATTTCCGGGGCTTCGCTGTTTCTCTGCGTCTGTGCGGTAAATTACCACCTGAAGGATTACTATTATTCTTACAGAAGGGAGGAGATATCAGGAGATTAAAAGGGAAAAAATGGAAAATGAAAAAAGTGGAAGTTTTGAATTTTATAAAGATTATGTTGATAAGGTAATGAATGCTCAACCAGAATATTATAGCGAGATGATATCGATAATTAACAAAGAAATCAATA encodes:
- a CDS encoding class I SAM-dependent methyltransferase — encoded protein: MDYREYQIGVTKDFFWHKGKIQLINILIDKLKSKRCLRILNVGAGTGDDLPIVSRWGKVYVIDIDSDVLKIIPQEFVFEKKVCNACQISYPDAFFDLVLAFDVLEHIEDDKLAINEIYRTLKPGGFFILTVPAFNFLYSSHDRALKHFRRYNIKTLKNNLLNFRCVELGYWGFLLFLPVAVQRILKRNNFNSKIHFIKLPKFINNIFYSLLKMENYFIKHRIPLPVGMTIYGIYRK
- a CDS encoding glycosyltransferase; protein product: MVSTINIALVIPCYNEEKRLKVDVFIRELSNNPNLTLLFVNDGSKDNTLKVIQEICASNPVRALSLSLNKNMGKGEAVRTGMKYLLENGSYNLIGFWDADLAVPLSEIWDFMDIFQTNPNVQAVIGSRVHLCGRKIERINFRHYLGRLFSTVISLTFGFAVYDTQCGAKLFKSEILIPMVQKPFCSKWIFDVEIIIRILRLPFLQDESTWLFEVPVKEWRNISGTKRSLSAYINSFFDYLTLVKKYLL
- a CDS encoding glycosyltransferase family 2 protein; protein product: MNTHTNEDIKYELSLIFPVHNEGNIVEDVIHTLFKTIHRRFEIIAVYDKEEDITIPVLQKLQSQYPALHSVQNKEGCGVLGAFRTGLDEAKSPVVGIWCAYHTDPQGSLNMMMDLMDEGYDLVSGNRYAYKMQRTRGPRMKFFLSITGNFIFSKLLNIPLFDMSTSIKLFRTSVLKSIKIETPPKGGWAFVFELVVKIAINKLRMGEIKLDPSSLQFAGVTNFKIQRYLPYYLYWTWYGFCHLRCFKSIFKQ